In the Acomys russatus chromosome 20, mAcoRus1.1, whole genome shotgun sequence genome, CATTGATTTTGCATAAACGCCACATTGAGATGAGAGTCATGCGTTTCCATAATGAGTGATTTTTCTTAGTTGTGTTCATGAtttaaatgaacatatttttatcaATGCTACACTGAGATAGAGATTTATTCAGTGTGTAATAATTAAGAGCTACTATGTAAAAACTATAGATTTTTTGAAAATGATGTATATAGGAATTGTTTAAAATATGAGGAAAATTTGGATGGTGGGTCACAGTATTCTTGCAGAACAACAAAGTCAAACAGCATATATAAAATGgcctcattttgtgtgtgtgtgtgtgtgtgtgtgtgtgtgtgtgtgtgtgtgtgtatgtgaatattaAGTGTTTTAGGTAAATATAATGGTGGTAACGATGATTTAGGGATTCTAAATATGGCTAAAGTATTTGAGAAATGTTTGAAACATTGCATTTGGGTTGATTCCACATGATTGTATCATTTTACAGGTGCATAATAGAACTCACTGTTCTTAGAGTTGATGgatctttttctttaatgtttaacACAGAAGTTTGATCACATTATTTTTGAGAGTCCCAGTGCTATCATACATTGATACATAGTTTATGACGCTTTTGTATGTTGTTGTAATAATTGTACATTGCAGCAGAGCCGTCAAAACCATTTAACACGGATATAAGAGTGTCACTTCAGCCTGGGAGCTCGAAGTCAACCTGGGGCCTTGCTTCTCAAAGAATTCCCAtataacaaaatactttttaaaatgaatagttTTCTACTCCAAACTTGTGTTGTcttatcttcttttccttctaagtTGCTAGTGTATATGAAGAGATAAATATAACTACACCCCctagaaatgaaaactaaagcctgatgtgatggcatatgcctttaaggtcagcacttcagagacagaagcaggtggatctctgagttaaaggccagcttggtctacaaacagagttccaggacagccaacaacacacaaagaaacattgtcatggaaaaaaataaatgaaaattatcctTAATAATTCCCACCTTCCACTAAGCATTGTAGGAAATTTTATGTTCAGACTCCAAGGTAATTTGTCATTTATTTGAACTGTTTgagtattttctgtgttttaaccACAATATAATGCACTTAAAGGAGACATCAGAAATTCACTTACTGTATGGAATAAACTTATAATCTCAAACCCCAAATTTTTCACTGTAATTATTTtccatgaatatatttatttttattttttttatttttccatgaatatatttttattggtttaagAAAACTAATGTTGGTTACATGGAAATATCAAAGTGGTGTAGATTTACCTTTCTGGTAATTTTATTTGTCTGAATGACAACAATTCATTCTACGATTTAAAAGGCTGCCTTTGTCATATTATTGATGATTACCCGAGTAAAATATTGCTATCTCATTACTGATAATGTGATTCGAGTGAGAAATCATATATGTCAAATGCAGAGTTCATCTAAGTCAGCAGACTTTTCCTTTGTGAATTctgtttcaaattttaaaacttgaaaatatttgtttccttGTTCTGCAGTGAATGCAAGGTTAGTAACTTACTACAAGAAAACAATGACAtgtaaataacaacaaagaatcagaactgaagaaaagaggaaagatatTGTTGATAATGGTATATCTTTGAAAGTTTCACCACAAAGAACTGATAGATGTTTAAGGTCATGGATGCATTAACACTAatttcatcatatatatatatatatatatatatatatatatatatatatatatgcatcaaaACATGGCTGCATCTCATAAATCTCTTCAAgctgacttaaaaataaataagagaatgcAAATCTACTCAGTTAAGGGCATAGTGCCCACAGCATTGTTATTATGGGACATCAAAGGCTCAGCACTTGCCCTAGCATCATAAGGCTCTGATTCTGTAGACTCATACAAAACTCCAAaccacaaacagcaacaacaaattagGCCCAGCCGCTGGAAAAGATATGCCTTTTCCATTGAGCTTCCTGGCAGCCTAGGTAGTAAGACAGTTCAAATATGGTATTTTTATGTGCTAGGTAAGATGTTAGGAAAGTGTTTAACTCTAGTTTTTCAAGTTTGCCTAAAGAAGTGAGCCCTCCTTTCCTTCAAGTGTTTAACCATGAGAACAATTTTGTAGACATAATTCAAACGGGAATTTAATTAGATACTATTCAATAAAAAGTCCCAGCCTCACATATGTTCCTCTCCAATGTGACTTAGAACAAGAATGTTCAATACATATGCATTTTGGAATTACTTCAGGCAAAGTATACAAATGGTGAAATTCTCCAGTGGTGGATGTGCACGGGTACTCACAATTTCAGGCACAAGGTGTCGCTCTTCACTTGGTAGAAAGAGTTCATTCTTAGACTGGTCCGGAGAGTCCTGCATTCCGCGTAAAAACCGACTCCACCAAGCTGAACGCTGCTTTTTAAAAGGATCCTTTAAAATTTCTCGAGAATCAAGCGAGATTTTGATCTGAAGACAAGTATCTGATACAGtcagagaaaggaaacattttgGAGGCTGATTTCCTATGCAATGTTAGGCTTTCAGAGAAGGGGATCCTGTGCACTGCGACCTCTGCCCTGGCTTCTGCTCCTCGcagcctgggaggcagggagCGGCCAGCTCCACTACTCCGTCCCCGAGGAGGCCAAACACGGCACCTTCGTGGGCCGCATCGCGCaggacctggggctggagctggcgGAGCTGGTGCCCCGCCTGTTCAGGGTGGCGTCCAAGGACCGCGGGGACCTTCTGGAGGTAAATCTGCAGAATGGCATTTTGTTTGTGAATTCTCGGATCGACCGGGAGGAGCTGTGCGGGCGGAGCGCGGAGTGTAGCATCCACCTGGAGGTGATCGTGGACAGGCCGCTGCAGGTTTTCCacgtggaggtggaggtgagggaCATTAATGACAACCCACCGGTGTTTCCTCTTAGAGAACAAAGGTTGCTGATTTATGAATCCAAGCAACCAGACTCGCGTTTTCCGCTAGAGGGAGCGTTTGATGCGGACATAGGAGAGAACGCTGTATTGGTCTACAGATTAAGTCAAAACGAGTATTTTTCTTTAGAATCACCAACAAATAGTAAGCCGACTAAGAGACCGTCACTTATATTAAAGAAGACTCTGGATCGAGAGAAAACTCCGGAACTTAATTTGCTTCTGACAGCCAGTGATGGGGGAAAGCCGGAGCTCACTGGTACAGTTCAGCTTTGGGTTCACGTCTTAGATGTTAACGACAATGATCCGGAGTTCGATCATTTAGAATACAAGGTAAGAATAATGGAAAATGCCGCTAAAGAAACCCTTGTCATAAAGTTGAACGCTACGGATCGAGACGAAGGTGTGAACGGGCAACTAGCATACTCATTGATGTCCATTAAGCCCAGTGGAAGGCCTTTGTTTACACTAGATGAAAACAAGGGAGAATTGAGGGTCAATGGGACTTTAGATTATGAAGAGAACAAATTTTATGAGATAGAAGTGCTGGCTACGGATAAAGGAACCCCCCCAATGGTAGGTCACTGTACAGTTTCGGTGGAAATCTTAGATACCAATGACAACTCCCCTGAAGTGACGCTAACTTCCTTGTCCCTCCCAGTAAGAGAGGATGCCCAGCCAAATACAGTCATTGCTTTGATTAGCGTGTCTGACCTTGATTCTGGTGTTAATGGCCAAGTGACCTGCTCTCTTACACCCAATGTCCCATTCAAGATCATAtccacttttaaaaactattattccCTGGTATTGGATAGCAATCTGGACCGCGAGAAGGAGTCAACCTATGATTTGGTTGTGACAGCGCGGGACGGGGGCTCGCCTTCTCTGTGGGCCACCGCCAGCGTGTCCGTGGAGGTGGCTGACGTGAACGACAATGCGCCTGCGTTCCCGCAGCCCGAATACACAGTGTTCGTGAAGGAGAACAACCCGCCTGGCGCGCACATCTTCACGGTGTCCGCGATGGATGCGGACACGCAGGAGAACGCGCTGGTGTCCTACTCGCTGGTGGAGAGGCGAGTGGGCGAGCGCTTGCTGTCGAGCTATGTGTCTGTGCACGCGGAGAGCGGCAAGGTGTTTGCGCTGCAGCCTCTGGACCATgaggagctggagctgctgcagTTCCAGGTGAGCGCGCGGGATGCTggtgtgccatccctgggcagcaaTGTGACCCTGCAGGTGTTTGTGCTGGATGAGAATGACAATGCGCCTGCGCTGCTGCCCCACAGAGCTGTCGGAGCTGGAGGAGCAGTGAGTGAGCTTGTGCCTCGGTCAGCGGGTTCGGGCCATGTGGTTACCAAGGTACGCGCAGTAGATGCGGACTCTGGTTACAATGCTTGGCTGTCCTATGAACTGCATTTGGGAGCAGGTGGAGTACGAAGTCCCTTCCGCGTGGGCCTGTACACGGGTGAGATCAGCACGACGCGTGCCCTGGATGAGGTGGACGCGCCTCGACAGACTCTATTGGTGCTGGTGAAGGACCATGGCGAGCCCGCACTGACAGCCACGGCAACTGTGTTAGTGTCTCTAGTGGAAAGTGGCCAGGCTCCAAAGTCCTTTTCACAGGCATCAGGGCGTCCTTCAGTCCCAGAGACGTCGCTGGTGGATGTCAACGTGTACTTGATCATTGCCATCTGCGCGGTGTCCAGCCTGCTGGTGCTCACACTGCTGCTGTACACAGCGCTGCGCTGCTCAGCCACGCCCACCGATGGAGCCTGCGCTCCAGGGAAACCCATGCTGGTGTGCTCCAGCGCGGTGGGGAGCTGGTCATACTcgcagcagaggaggcagagggtgtgCTCTGGGGAAGTTCTTCCCAAGACAGACCTCatggcctttagtcccagcctaCCTCCCAACCTGGACAGAGATGAAAGGGAAAGACAGGAGTCAGAATCAAATCACCCTGGACAGGTGAGTTCTCTACAACCCTCACCTTTCTGGTAAATgcttacaaaaataatttaaaattcagttttaaaggaaaaatttaagtTAATATCGAAAGTTTGAGTGCTCTTTCAAGAAACAACTTCTGTTAGTAAAATGCCAGATGGTGCATATATCCAGCCTTTAAATGGTATCATCTGGGTTCTTCACCCAAGAAGTGTCCCGTTTGTTTCAAGATTTAGTATAAAATGTTAGATGACTTTTATCATCAAGCAAGTGGAAACCATCACTATTTTACCTGAGCTAAGCCATAGCACTTCATTTCTAGTTCTCAGTAGGTGAATACTCATAGCAGTTTATTTAGatttaaataatgtaaattatTGATTTTGTCCATCAGCTCTCCTTTGCTTTGATATTTTCACATTCTTCAATTAgttgcttttttaaatgtttgtatctACATCGGATCGCTTGTCACAAGCTTGAATTAATTTTCTACCCTCCCTGTTGTTGTTAAATATCTTCTACCACTATGGTAAAACTCATTTTCAAATTACTTGGATGAAAAAGTCCAGTCTCCCATTCACATATAGTGATATTATTGAAATAATTCCTGACTTTCCCATGAAAGTAAAGGAGATTTATTAAGTACTATATATTCAGAGAAGGCTGTGACTTGTGCTTCCAAAGTGAAGTAGGCAAATGCAATTGTCCAATCAAGTCATGCGCACTTGTTAGTTGCCATCTTTTATGCTTATAAATCTGCTCATTTGTATCCTTTCCTAAGTTTAAAATTCCAGATTTAATGTGTGCATAATTATTGTTAAATAATATTTCGTCAATTTCATCTTTTAATTAAATGCTGTATCGCTAATGTCTTATAATTTTTCATGTAGTCTAATCACATGTAGAGTCTAGTAAAGACCATTTATAGGACTATGATTCTTATATAAGGGCAGAAGTGGAGAACCAGTCATGCATTTAAGGCTTGTTTAAAGCATTTTCTCTTAATTTGTACAATATGCAATTTGGCACAATATTCTGGATGAATTCATATTGAAGACCATTCTTGGAACCTGGGTTatgagcttttattttatttaaaaaggactacatttatttatttgtttgtgtgtgcacatgccacagcttGATGAGGAAAATTTGCAGGagtgcttctctccttccactgtgtaggTTCAGGAGATTTACCACTATGTGTAAAAGGACTGGTAGGAAATTACTGATGTAAAGATTTTGACCTGGAGGTTGGTGAAACTATAAAGTCCATGCTTACTATACTGACTGTGATTTATAGATTCTTCATTCATTTACAAGGCAATCTTGAATTAATGAATATAATTATGAAGTGTCTTTTAATTCCTCCTTTCATCACCATCACAACTTTCTGGGAAGTATATTCTGAATAATTACTAGCTGGCCTGcaggaaaatatttagaaacaaaaaatatcagTATCAAATTCATAGTTTTCCTTTAGTCCATAATGTTAGGCTCTGGTGAAACATCCCAAGACACTCTTCTTCATGTCAGTGTTCTATTGTCATCTTAGACTATTGTGGGATTTGGAGGCTTTGATTCAGCATTTTAAGTGAAGATGCTTCATTCTTGCCATTAGAGTCTGTACACGCACTTTGCTTTGAAGTGTTGTGGGAATCATGGCAGTTGCATGAAAAGCCACCCCACGCCTCACATATTTATGATGAATTGTAATGTTCACTAGGTTTATGAACACAGCAATTTTATATATGAAGTTTTGTTTAGTTAGCTAACCCatgctagttttctttttatgaaatgaTGGACTCCTTGACTTTCTCCAGAATTTTCCAATAAAGTGCTGTGAAGAACAAATCACACTGAAGTGTAAGGCATGAGTGGTCAGGGGTGCGTATACTATGCACCCTTCTCTATGAAAACAGCTCTTTAGAGTAGTTTTGGTCACACCTTATTGCAAAGAGGATTTACTGATcaattttaagaaagaagataattttaaaaattacaaaataacccCCCCCCTACATATCAGTTAAAAAGCATTCACAAATGATCCATGGAAATATTCTAAAGCTGAATCGGGATGACCCAGGAAATGGTAATCCAAACTAAGAACCCGAGGATCTGTCTTGTATTTACATAATCAAGTCCCATGATGCCCCTATATAGTCAAAGAGCGGAAGAGGAACATTTTGGTTCCATTGCCCAGATTCACAGAACAGACTCTACACAGAGACTGGAACACTCTATGAAGCTTACTAAATAAATATTCACAGAAAAGGGAGACTTATAAAATATCTCACGAACGATTCCTGAAGACCGACAGTTCCAGCCAAAAGGCCACCGGTATTTGTGATGCTATTTTCTTGGCAAAGAGGACTGAGATAGATACCAGGGTCTACTGCTCCGGCTCCTGGCAGCCTGCGAAATAGGCAATGGCCGGTTCTGGTACTCCATCATCATGGAGGCCAAACGGAGCACCTTGTGGGCTACGTTGCACAGGCTTCGGGTCAGAGCCAGCGAATTTTGTGCCCCGCTTGTTCAGGGTGGTGTCCAAGGACCGATGGGGACCATCTGGAGGTAAATCAGCATTTTGTTTGTGAATCCTCCAATCGACAGGAAGGCGCTGAGCCACTGGAACGCAAGTGTAGCATTCACCTGGAGGTGATTTTGGACAGGCCGCTGCAGGTTTTCCGCGGAGAGGCCGGGGTCATCGAGGATGTTAGTGATAATTCGCTGATGCAGAGGAATAAACggcctctcctttctttctttaaaaaattttaagcgatttatttattcttatttttaatatgcattggtattttgcctacatgtatgtgagcatgtcggatcccctggaactggagtttcagacagttgtgagctgccatgtggatgctaggagttGGCCCgggagtcctctggaagagcagtcagtgctctttatcGT is a window encoding:
- the LOC127204374 gene encoding protocadherin alpha-11 isoform X16; amino-acid sequence: MLGFQRRGSCALRPLPWLLLLAAWEAGSGQLHYSVPEEAKHGTFVGRIAQDLGLELAELVPRLFRVASKDRGDLLEVNLQNGILFVNSRIDREELCGRSAECSIHLEVIVDRPLQVFHVEVEVRDINDNPPVFPLREQRLLIYESKQPDSRFPLEGAFDADIGENAVLVYRLSQNEYFSLESPTNSKPTKRPSLILKKTLDREKTPELNLLLTASDGGKPELTGTVQLWVHVLDVNDNDPEFDHLEYKVRIMENAAKETLVIKLNATDRDEGVNGQLAYSLMSIKPSGRPLFTLDENKGELRVNGTLDYEENKFYEIEVLATDKGTPPMVGHCTVSVEILDTNDNSPEVTLTSLSLPVREDAQPNTVIALISVSDLDSGVNGQVTCSLTPNVPFKIISTFKNYYSLVLDSNLDREKESTYDLVVTARDGGSPSLWATASVSVEVADVNDNAPAFPQPEYTVFVKENNPPGAHIFTVSAMDADTQENALVSYSLVERRVGERLLSSYVSVHAESGKVFALQPLDHEELELLQFQVSARDAGVPSLGSNVTLQVFVLDENDNAPALLPIGAVGASGAVSELISRSVGSGHVVTKVRAVDADSGYNAWLSYELQSASGGMRSPFRVGLYTGEISTTRALDEADTPRQRLLVLVKDHGEPALTATATVVVSLVENGQLPKISSLASERTASSEASLVTVNVYLIIAICAVSSLLVLTLLLYTALRCSVTSTDGACAPGKPMLVCSSAVGSWSYSQQRRQRVCSGESLPKTDLMAFSPSLPPAEGTCQRERQVEHLKEPRQPNPDWRYSASLRAGMHSSVHLEEAGVLRAGPGGPDQQWPTVSSATPEPEAGEVSPPVGAGVNSNSWTFKYGPGNPKQPGPGELPDKFIIPGSPAIISIRQESANNQIDKSDFITFGKKEETKKKKKKKKGNKTQEKKEKGNSTIDNSDQ